TCCGGTAGCGACGGACCACAGACCTCCCCGGAATGCCTCTGCCACGGCAGGGTGGAGAGCGGGGCTATAAGACGGCCTTAGCGCTGCTGTCTACCCTACATCTCCCAGAGTATCGGGGCTTCCATTGCAGAGGCTGCTCGCAATGTTCTGGAGTATGGTTGTGAGTTGACTGGGGTCTCTGCAGACGCAGAAAACCCATGTCCCGAACTCACCGTGGTGGTTTATTGCCCGTACCCAGCGGTGCGCCGCTGCCTCTTTCTGTCGGTCTTGTTCGTTCTCAAAGCCTTTGACCTCGAGAATCACCATGATTGTGCGCCCGTCTGGGCATCGCAAGCGGACGAGGTAGTCCGGACGGTATTCGTGGCGCACGCCTTCCCACCCATAGGGAATGGTGAAATCCAGATGGTCGTTGCGAGCGTAAGCAACCACTTCCGGCATTCGCTCCAACTGATAGGCCACGCTATGTTCCCACACAGGCGCATCCAGCACCACGTGGCTGATGTGGCTCTTGGTCGTGCCCACGCAAGGGCGCACGGCGCGGAAGAGCACCTCCGCCGTAGAGCCGATCGGGCGGAAACGCTCAATCACTGGCAACAGCGGCGGTTCACCCGCTTCTGTATCCGGTTCGATTGCCTCGGTCAATCGCTCGACGATGTGCTGCCTGTACTTGAGCAGGGCGATTTCCTCCAATGGCGTGTTGGGATCGGTGATTACGACACGCTCCTCCAGATACTGCCAGACGATGTTGAGCACTTGCGGAAACAGCACGTGCCGCATACTCCATTCTTCGCGCTTGCCCTTGAGGCGCTGGGTAACCTCGGCCGCGATCTCGTAGACCGTAGCCTGCAGCCGCTTGCTGCGATGGAACGGATTACGGTCGTGTAGCACCTCTGCGCCTGGACCAAGCCGATCAGGGCGTCCAACGCGGTATCCTGCTGCGGGCTTTACCACAACCTCCGTTGGCTCGCAAGTGGGGTCTATCACGAGATGAGGTACCTGGTCGAAGTTCACCCGAATACGTTGGCGCACATCAAAGACGTAGCCCTCCACACGCGGGAACGTGATCTCCAAGTGCTTACGCTCGGGCAATGCGCGTACCAGCCTGGAGACCTTCTGCACCTCTATGCGACTGACCGGCTTCTTCTTGACGGGGATGACTTCAAACGGCACGCCGTACACGTCCACGTACTCGGGCTCGCTGAAGTCGTCGTAGTTCATCTGGCGCAGCCCTCGACCCACCACCTGCTCACATAGCAGTTGCGAGGTAAAGGCGCGCAGCCCCAGAATCTGCGTTACGTTTTGCGCGTCCCAACCTTCGGTGAGCATACCCACCGACACGACGCAGCGAATGTTCTTGCCAGGCGGCTCGCCCTCGCCATCCCATTCGGTCTTGCCCACTGTATCCACTGTTTTGCGCAAGCGCTCGGCTGCCTGCTGGCGCGTTTCGCCCTCAACAGCGCTCTCCGCCTCCGCCAAGAGCTTAGTGTCAATGCGCAATGTGACTTCCTTGCCTTCGCGGTTAGCAAGCTCGGGGAGCACATTTCCCTTGGCGATGTGCTCATGCACGAGCTTAGCTAAATCGGTGTTGTCGCACACCACAATCATCACCGGCGGCACGAGTGCGCCGGCTTGCTGGAACGCATCAAACGTCTTTTTCCACTCCGAGGCGAGCGTCGCGATCGCGCCTTCGGCTTCGCGCAGCACCGATTCGGGCTTGGCGCGGCGGCGCGTCGTTTGGCGTTCGGAGGCGGGGAGCTGCTGGTTGATGTGCTGCCACAAGTTGAAGTACTTGGGAATCAACACGCCGGTATTGTCGTCCACGGGCACGCGCGGGATCTTGACGATCCCCGACTCGATCGCGTCCACCAAACCGAAGTCGGACACGATCCACGGGAACGGCATGCCCTCCTGGTAGCCGCTGCCTTTGATGTAGAAGGGCGTCGCTGAGAAATCAACGCAGAAGTTGATGCCGCGCGCCGCGTTGATCCTGTCTAGCCCGCTGACCCACACGGTCGCCTCTTCCCGCTCGGCGATCTCTTCTGGTGAAAGTTTCTCTCGCTCTTCTTCCGACAGCGGCGCAGGGCGATAGGCATGATGGGCTTCGTCGTTGATCACGAGGAGGTTGCGCTTGTTGCCTAGCTCCTTGAGCACGCGGCGGCAGAAGGCGGCATCGCTCTCCTCACCGCGCTGAACAACGCTTCTCGACCGGTTGTCATCTTTCGGCTGAAAGAGATGCCAGTTTGTGATCTGAAACTTGCCCTGCTGCAGCCGTTCCATCATCCCGCGCGGCACGAGGTTAAAGCGCTCATAGTAGTTGTTGGGCTTCCATGGCAGCAGCACCTGAAGGCGCTCGCGGATCGTTAGGTTCGGGCAGACCAGCAGCACAGCATCGGAAAAACGGCGGTCTTGCGGATTCGCCAGCTTGTTCAGCACTTGCCAGGCGATCACCATGCCCATCACGACCGTCTTGCCGCTGCCCGTCGCCATCTTGCAGGCGTAGCGGGTCAAACCGTTGTCTTGGGGAATCGTGATCCCCTGCTTTTCAGCGGGCGACGCCTCCACCAGCCAGATGAGCGTTTCAGCCGCCTCGCGCTGGCAGAAAAAGAGCTTGCGCTCGCGCTCGGGGTTGTTCCAGTGCGCAAGCAGCCGCCGCGTGATCGGCGTAACACCGGGATACCCTTGCTCGCGCCAAGCAGCGAGCCGCTCGCGGATCGTGTTGACAGCGTCGAGGGCGATGAACTCTTC
The window above is part of the Candidatus Kapaibacterium sp. genome. Proteins encoded here:
- a CDS encoding DEAD/DEAH box helicase family protein, encoding MSLLVDNPILNSPFEEPRRYWEYREGQPVIVEGRRPAGYYLRARTRDAQEALFAEEFIALDAVNTIRERLAAWREQGYPGVTPITRRLLAHWNNPERERKLFFCQREAAETLIWLVEASPAEKQGITIPQDNGLTRYACKMATGSGKTVVMGMVIAWQVLNKLANPQDRRFSDAVLLVCPNLTIRERLQVLLPWKPNNYYERFNLVPRGMMERLQQGKFQITNWHLFQPKDDNRSRSVVQRGEESDAAFCRRVLKELGNKRNLLVINDEAHHAYRPAPLSEEEREKLSPEEIAEREEATVWVSGLDRINAARGINFCVDFSATPFYIKGSGYQEGMPFPWIVSDFGLVDAIESGIVKIPRVPVDDNTGVLIPKYFNLWQHINQQLPASERQTTRRRAKPESVLREAEGAIATLASEWKKTFDAFQQAGALVPPVMIVVCDNTDLAKLVHEHIAKGNVLPELANREGKEVTLRIDTKLLAEAESAVEGETRQQAAERLRKTVDTVGKTEWDGEGEPPGKNIRCVVSVGMLTEGWDAQNVTQILGLRAFTSQLLCEQVVGRGLRQMNYDDFSEPEYVDVYGVPFEVIPVKKKPVSRIEVQKVSRLVRALPERKHLEITFPRVEGYVFDVRQRIRVNFDQVPHLVIDPTCEPTEVVVKPAAGYRVGRPDRLGPGAEVLHDRNPFHRSKRLQATVYEIAAEVTQRLKGKREEWSMRHVLFPQVLNIVWQYLEERVVITDPNTPLEEIALLKYRQHIVERLTEAIEPDTEAGEPPLLPVIERFRPIGSTAEVLFRAVRPCVGTTKSHISHVVLDAPVWEHSVAYQLERMPEVVAYARNDHLDFTIPYGWEGVRHEYRPDYLVRLRCPDGRTIMVILEVKGFENEQDRQKEAAAHRWVRAINHHGEFGTWVFCVCRDPSQLTTILQNIASSLCNGSPDTLGDVG